The DNA segment AAATGCAAGATGGGACACCGGTATCGGGACATTTCTTTGGACAGTCGTCGTTTGCCAAGATCGCAGTGGTAAGTGAGCTGAGTGTGGTTCCTATCAAGGGGATGTCGGAAGAAGAAATGGGGATTTGGGCGCCGATGGGGTGTGGATATCAGACTGGTGCGGGGACTATACTGGATGTCTTTAAACCCAGAAAGGAGGATGTAGTGGTTATTTTCGGTATGGGAGGGGTAGGGTTTGCTGCTCTCATGGCCGCTGCTTTGATCTTGGAGGTTGAGACAGTTATCGCGGTGGATTTGGTGCAAGAGAAGCTGGATCTGGCGAAGGAGATGGGAGCGAGGTGGGTGATTAACGGAAAAGAAACGCTAgatgtggtgggggagatgatgaagataactgagggaaagggggcggaCTTTGCGGTTGATACCACGGGAGTGGGGAAGGTGGTGCAGGATATGATTCGGTGTCTTGGGCAAGGCGGCACAGCAGCGAGTGTGGGCGCCCCTGCGCCGGGGGTGAAGATTGAGGTGGACGTGGGGATGTTCTTCGCGTTGAGTAAGAAGTGGATTGgagttgtggagggggaggtttggcCTGTTGAGGTGAGTTAATGAGATGAGGTTGAatcagaggaagaggctgacACAGGTCGGGGCTGGCAGTTCATTCCGCGGTTGATACAAGCCTATAAGGAGGGGAAGTTTCCAGTGGACAAGATTAGCAAGGTGTACCCTGttgaggagattgagaaaGCTATTGCCGATACAGAGAGTGGGAAGGTAAGTGTAGTGATGTTGGGCCAGGTTCTGTGGCGTTGAACAGCAAACTGACATGGTTATAGATTATCAAGGCTGTTCTCAAGTTTCAATGCCAACTCCAGAGTCCAACACATGGTACCTAGTTTCAAATCAACAAGGAAAGCACATCTGAATTCAACTAATCTGTGTCTATACAAGAGCATCACGTCCGTATATATGGAACAGTCTTAGAAATTACCTGTCAGCACAAATGGCCAACCGCGCAGTCTGGAGAAGGCCCAACAAGCATGATGCAAAGTGACTTTCAATAATCAGACCCAGCAGTATCCGCCCGAATCTCTTCAGATCCTTCAAAGGTAAAGTCGATGGGCATCCGCCACTCCCACTTCAGGCCTCCAATGATTAAATCGGGAGTATCCGACAAAATTTTATTAAAGTAAATGGCAGCCGCCTTCATAGGCACCATGTTTGGCTCACCGTCAGAAGAGCTATCCAGGCCTTCCGCCGCCATGAAAATGTTTCCAACCAACAACGGGAAGTCAGTTCGTGTACCTTGTTGCCCCAGACCTTTTGTGGAAGATTTTCACAGGCTGCAttcacctccaacaaaaGTGTCCAGCACATCTGCTGGAGAAACAACCAGGGAAAGGCCAACTCGAGTGACTCGGCACGAAGTGCGTATGCCGGCAATTAAATCAGGGCCTCCGGGTTCAACATACCTCCTTCAGTCGCCCTTTTCCGAAGTTGCTTTCTTGCTGGTCTTGGCTTGTCGAACTCCGGCCCGATCATGGCTCCCATCTCTTCAGCCCGGTCGAGGTCAACCTGGCTTTTAACGATGACCTCGTCAACCTATCTGGGAGTCCAATCGATCCTCCAATTTGTGCCCCCGAGATAGCGCTCAGAAAACATGTCACAGACCTGAGTCCGGGTCTCAATCTTGATGTCACGGCCGCTGAGGCGAGATGACAGAGCATCCCGCCGACGCAGTTCCCTGTCATTCCCGGCGAACGCCGTGATGCTGATGCCCATGTGGAGGCACCAGCGGTTGAAGTATTCTTTTGTGTTGCATGGTGTGTTCTCCACGTGGAAGTTTTTGTCTCCGAGAATCTTGTTGATATGGGCCTACGGCTGGGTATAGGTGTAGGTAATAGGTAAAAGATGGAATCGTTagatgaaaaagaaaagaaatggaaGGTAAAATATATTACCCACAACGTCTtttaacgtatattataagcgagtcgtacatataagcgagtcgtacagtctccgccacgacgcgtcctccttacacctaacatcaattttttccacaacccaatatgcctcctacttcaaaggaagccaggatactcttagcctttgaggctcttcgaatcaatgaaaaattaagcctccgagctgcagctaagctcttcaacgtaccagctatgactctctctaaccgacgcgccggccggcctgcacgacgcgatataacacccaattcgaaaaagctgactcaatcggaagaggaagctattgtccgatatattattgagctatgtacgcgagcttttccaccaagattgcgtagtgtagatgatatggccaaccaactgctacgcgtacgcgacgcgccccctgttgacaagctctgggcacataacttcgtcaaacgccagccacagctccgtacgcgttttaggcgtagatacgactaccagagggctaagtgtgaggatccaaaggtcattgccgagtggtttaCGCTCatacggaacactaaggctaagtacggtattgtagatgacgatatctacaacttcgacgagactgggtttatgatgggtattatcttcgcgggtatggtagttacgacttcagacggccttagcaaggcgaaactggcccagcctggcaaccgtgaatgggcaacggtgatccagggagtcaatgccctcggctgggccatccctcctttcatcatcttagccgcgcagtaccaccttgccaactggtataccgagtgcaacttaccgtccacctggctgttacgccccaagcg comes from the Podospora pseudocomata strain CBS 415.72m chromosome 5, whole genome shotgun sequence genome and includes:
- a CDS encoding hypothetical protein (COG:Q; EggNog:ENOG503P2GH), which codes for MKTGPTFPIETTALLVPSPGSPFTISPVLIQNLRPNELLVEIKYSGLCHTDFLLRDGALPKVTYPSIPGHEGTGTILAIGPAVKNRSLSIGDDVLLSFTSCNECHHCLEQSPSTKCKLMPPLNLSSVRDDGTTAYQMQDGTPVSGHFFGQSSFAKIAVVSELSVVPIKGMSEEEMGIWAPMGCGYQTGAGTILDVFKPRKEDVVVIFGMGGVGFAALMAAALILEVETVIAVDLVQEKLDLAKEMGARWVINGKETLDVVGEMMKITEGKGADFAVDTTGVGKVVQDMIRCLGQGGTAASVGAPAPGVKIEVDVGMFFALSKKWIGVVEGEVWPVEFIPRLIQAYKEGKFPVDKISKVYPVEEIEKAIADTESGKIIKAVLKFQCQLQSPTHGT